CGCCGTTGACCACCGGACCAGCACCGCGCAGTCCGGCATCCAGCCACTCCTCGACGGTCCGGGATGACTTGCTGGCGTTGCATGGGTCGCAGATCGGCGCTCGGTTCTCCGGGTCATCGATGCCACCCCGGGAACGGGGAACCAGGTGGTCCATCGCGGTGGCGGGTCCCCAGCAGGCGTAGCACTCCCCGATGACTCTCGGGTTGGCTCGCCTGATGCGGGCCGCCGCGATGCGCTCAGGGGTCCTGTTCAGCGCTGCGATGCGCGCTCCGTTGGCCTTCCACGCGGCACGCTGGGCGTCGGAGGGGCCTTCAGCGCGGACCTTGGCCCAGCCAGCCTTCGCGCCTGCGGCCGGGTCCAAGGGCGGGCGGACGCGGGCAAGACGCTCCCGGAGGGCCTCGCCTCCCCGGTACAACGACTGAGCCGCCGAGGGACCGTTCGCACGGTACCGCTCGGCGGCTGCTGCCGACGCCTTGGCCGCGTTGCGGGCCCCGATGCCATCAGGACCGCGCATCCGCGCCCAGTTCGCTAGTTGCTTCTCTGTCGGCATGTCCCGATGGTATCCCACATCAGGGCATCACCGTCGTTGCTACGGGATGACGCTCGTCATCAACTGAGCAGCGCCCACGTGGACGGGGGTCTCGGCGTTGAAGCCGATCTCCTCCTCCCCGCGGAAGCCGATCAGGTTCTTGTCCCAGCGATCGCCGGCGACGTCGCTGGAGTCGATGCGGAACTCCATGCCGCGGTAGAGCTTGAACGCGTTCCACTCGGCCGCGATCGCGATCTTCGTCGCGGCGTTCGTCCCGAGGTTGGTGTCGTAGAAGATCGGCACTCCCCAGAACGCCAGGCCGCCCGACTCCGTCCGGGTGAACCCGGTGGGCCCGCCAGTGGGCGACACCCAGAAGCCGGCTGCATCGGAACCCTGGGCGATCATCGTCCAGTAGGTGGTGCTGTCGACCAGCACCGCGGTGGCCTCGCGGTTGCGCCCGGCCAGGATCCCGAAGAGCTCTGCGAAGGCGGACGCGGCAGAGCCGGCCACCGTGCTGTTGCTCGCGGCACCCGTCTTGGCGCCCTTGTAGCCGAGGAACGCAGGCGTGGCGTTCAGGCTGGTGTAGACGCCCACCGTGGGGTCACCCGTGCCCGTGCCGCCCGTGCCCGCGCCGGCGACCATGTAGTAGTTCTCCGCCAGGATCGCAGCCTTGGTGAGCTCGTCCATGACGTCCGCCTCGGCAGCGCCGGCGCTGAACCGCGCGTACTGCTTGGCGATGTCCATGACCCGGGCGATGGTGCCCAGGTTGGCGCTGTAGGAGCCGTACGTCTCGTTGACGTTCTCCTTGGTCGCGCCCCAGTCCTGGAAGGTCATCCGCG
Above is a window of Chloroflexota bacterium DNA encoding:
- a CDS encoding HNH endonuclease, whose protein sequence is MPTEKQLANWARMRGPDGIGARNAAKASAAAAERYRANGPSAAQSLYRGGEALRERLARVRPPLDPAAGAKAGWAKVRAEGPSDAQRAAWKANGARIAALNRTPERIAAARIRRANPRVIGECYACWGPATAMDHLVPRSRGGIDDPENRAPICDPCNASKSSRTVEEWLDAGLRGAGPVVNGVV